One Coturnix japonica isolate 7356 chromosome 20, Coturnix japonica 2.1, whole genome shotgun sequence genomic window carries:
- the SGK2 gene encoding serine/threonine-protein kinase Sgk2 isoform X3, protein MPIAWMEPSSSALGKTKEFIKHGRERIGQTIKASGSRLCSYAERVAILMDRSRTSDSTTQPPTPADNINLGPSANPNAKPTDFDFLKVIGKGSFGKVLLAKRKCDGTFYAVKVLHKKTILKKKEQNHIMAERNVLLKNVKHPFLVGLHYSFQTSEKLYFVLDYVNGGELFFHLQRERCFREPRARFYAAEVASAIGYLHSLNIIYRDLKPENILLDCQGHVVLTDFGLCKEGMEEEETTSTFCGTPEYLAPEVLKKQPYDRTVDWWCLGAVLYEMLFGLPPFYSRDVSQMYDNILHKQLQIQGSKTVAACDILHGLLHKDQKRRLGAKTDFLEIKNHVFFSPINWDDLYHKRITPPFNPNVAGPADLRHFDPEFTQEAISASITHTPDLAASSSSASDAFLGFSYAPTEEDF, encoded by the exons ATGCCCATTGCCTGGATGGAGCCTTCCTCCAGCGCCCTAGGGAAGACAAAGG AATTCATCAAGCACGGCCGTGAGAGGATAGGACAAACCATCAAGGCATCCGGCTCCAGGCTGTGCTCATA TGCTGAACGAGTTGCCATTTTGATGGATCGTTCCCGCACCTCAGACAGCACTACCCAG CCTCCAACACCAGCTGACAACATCAACCTTGGACCTTCTGCCAACCCAAA TGCCAAGCCAACAGATTTTGACTTCCTGAAGGTTATCGGCAAAGGAAGCTTTGGAAAA GTTCTCCTGGCCAAACGCAAGTGTGATGGGACTTTTTATGCTGTGAAAGTCCTGCATAAGAAAACcatcttaaagaaaaaggag CAAAACCACATCATGGCAGAACGTAATGTGCTTCTGAAAAATGTCAAGCACCCCTTCCTTGTGGGCCTCCATTACTCCTTCCAGACCTCGGAGAAGCTTTACTTTGTGCTTGATTATGTGAATGGGGGAGAG CTCTTCTTCCACTTGCAAAGAGAGCGTTGTTTCCGTGAGCCCCGTGCAAGATTCTATGCTGCAGAAGTTGCTAGTGCAATTGGATACCTGCATTCCTTAAACATCATCTATAG GGATTTAAAACCTGAGAACATCCTCCTGGATTGCCAG GGACATGTGGTGTTGACAGATTTTGGACTCTgcaaggaaggaatggaagaagaGGAGACTACCTCGACGTTTTGTGGCACTCCTGAG TACTTAGCTCCTGAGGTGCTAAAGAAGCAGCCGTATGACAGGACAGTAGACTGGTGGTGCCTGGGAGCAGTCCTCTATGAGATGCTTTTTGGACTG CCTCCCTTTTATAGCCGGGATGTGTCTCAGATGTATGACAACATTCTACACAAGCAACTTCAGATCCAAGGAAGCAAGACTGTGGCAGCCTGTGATATCCTGCATGGACTTCTCCACAAGGACCAGAAGAGGAGGCTGGGTGCCAAAACAGACTTT CTTGAGATAAAGAACCACGTATTCTTCAGCCCAATCAACTGGGATGACTTGTATCACAAGAGGATTACTCCTCCATTCAACCCTAATGTG GCTGGCCCAGCTGATCTGCGGCACTTTGACCCAGAGTTCACCCAGGAAGCCATCTCTGCCTCCATCACCCACACACCTGACttagcagccagcagctccagtgCCTCCGATGCATTCTTAGGATTTTCTTATGCACCAACTGAAGAGGACttctag
- the SGK2 gene encoding serine/threonine-protein kinase Sgk2 isoform X2, with protein sequence MCNGLRRGASALGLLSPSRELLRAPEFIKHGRERIGQTIKASGSRLCSYAERVAILMDRSRTSDSTTQPPTPADNINLGPSANPNAKPTDFDFLKVIGKGSFGKVLLAKRKCDGTFYAVKVLHKKTILKKKEQNHIMAERNVLLKNVKHPFLVGLHYSFQTSEKLYFVLDYVNGGELFFHLQRERCFREPRARFYAAEVASAIGYLHSLNIIYRDLKPENILLDCQGHVVLTDFGLCKEGMEEEETTSTFCGTPEYLAPEVLKKQPYDRTVDWWCLGAVLYEMLFGLPPFYSRDVSQMYDNILHKQLQIQGSKTVAACDILHGLLHKDQKRRLGAKTDFLEIKNHVFFSPINWDDLYHKRITPPFNPNVAGPADLRHFDPEFTQEAISASITHTPDLAASSSSASDAFLGFSYAPTEEDF encoded by the exons ATGTGCAATGGGCTCAGGAGGGGGGCATCTGCTTTGGGGCTTCTGTCCCCATCCCGGGAGCTCTTGAGGGCTCCAG AATTCATCAAGCACGGCCGTGAGAGGATAGGACAAACCATCAAGGCATCCGGCTCCAGGCTGTGCTCATA TGCTGAACGAGTTGCCATTTTGATGGATCGTTCCCGCACCTCAGACAGCACTACCCAG CCTCCAACACCAGCTGACAACATCAACCTTGGACCTTCTGCCAACCCAAA TGCCAAGCCAACAGATTTTGACTTCCTGAAGGTTATCGGCAAAGGAAGCTTTGGAAAA GTTCTCCTGGCCAAACGCAAGTGTGATGGGACTTTTTATGCTGTGAAAGTCCTGCATAAGAAAACcatcttaaagaaaaaggag CAAAACCACATCATGGCAGAACGTAATGTGCTTCTGAAAAATGTCAAGCACCCCTTCCTTGTGGGCCTCCATTACTCCTTCCAGACCTCGGAGAAGCTTTACTTTGTGCTTGATTATGTGAATGGGGGAGAG CTCTTCTTCCACTTGCAAAGAGAGCGTTGTTTCCGTGAGCCCCGTGCAAGATTCTATGCTGCAGAAGTTGCTAGTGCAATTGGATACCTGCATTCCTTAAACATCATCTATAG GGATTTAAAACCTGAGAACATCCTCCTGGATTGCCAG GGACATGTGGTGTTGACAGATTTTGGACTCTgcaaggaaggaatggaagaagaGGAGACTACCTCGACGTTTTGTGGCACTCCTGAG TACTTAGCTCCTGAGGTGCTAAAGAAGCAGCCGTATGACAGGACAGTAGACTGGTGGTGCCTGGGAGCAGTCCTCTATGAGATGCTTTTTGGACTG CCTCCCTTTTATAGCCGGGATGTGTCTCAGATGTATGACAACATTCTACACAAGCAACTTCAGATCCAAGGAAGCAAGACTGTGGCAGCCTGTGATATCCTGCATGGACTTCTCCACAAGGACCAGAAGAGGAGGCTGGGTGCCAAAACAGACTTT CTTGAGATAAAGAACCACGTATTCTTCAGCCCAATCAACTGGGATGACTTGTATCACAAGAGGATTACTCCTCCATTCAACCCTAATGTG GCTGGCCCAGCTGATCTGCGGCACTTTGACCCAGAGTTCACCCAGGAAGCCATCTCTGCCTCCATCACCCACACACCTGACttagcagccagcagctccagtgCCTCCGATGCATTCTTAGGATTTTCTTATGCACCAACTGAAGAGGACttctag
- the SGK2 gene encoding serine/threonine-protein kinase Sgk2 isoform X1 gives MSSLLCCRQPHCSLLGCAEDPPGATELLGVGWAEAGMGSEGIACSPTARCFLCLPAQPVLGDVLPEFIKHGRERIGQTIKASGSRLCSYAERVAILMDRSRTSDSTTQPPTPADNINLGPSANPNAKPTDFDFLKVIGKGSFGKVLLAKRKCDGTFYAVKVLHKKTILKKKEQNHIMAERNVLLKNVKHPFLVGLHYSFQTSEKLYFVLDYVNGGELFFHLQRERCFREPRARFYAAEVASAIGYLHSLNIIYRDLKPENILLDCQGHVVLTDFGLCKEGMEEEETTSTFCGTPEYLAPEVLKKQPYDRTVDWWCLGAVLYEMLFGLPPFYSRDVSQMYDNILHKQLQIQGSKTVAACDILHGLLHKDQKRRLGAKTDFLEIKNHVFFSPINWDDLYHKRITPPFNPNVAGPADLRHFDPEFTQEAISASITHTPDLAASSSSASDAFLGFSYAPTEEDF, from the exons ATGAGCTCCctgttgtgctgcaggcagccccactgctccctgctggggTGTGCAGAAGATCCTCCTGGggccacagagctgctgggggtgGGCTGGGCTGAAGCAGGGATGGGGAGCGAGGGGATTGCGTGCTCACCCACTGCACGCTGCTTCCTGtgcctcccagcacagcctgtgctgggTGATGTGCTCCCAG AATTCATCAAGCACGGCCGTGAGAGGATAGGACAAACCATCAAGGCATCCGGCTCCAGGCTGTGCTCATA TGCTGAACGAGTTGCCATTTTGATGGATCGTTCCCGCACCTCAGACAGCACTACCCAG CCTCCAACACCAGCTGACAACATCAACCTTGGACCTTCTGCCAACCCAAA TGCCAAGCCAACAGATTTTGACTTCCTGAAGGTTATCGGCAAAGGAAGCTTTGGAAAA GTTCTCCTGGCCAAACGCAAGTGTGATGGGACTTTTTATGCTGTGAAAGTCCTGCATAAGAAAACcatcttaaagaaaaaggag CAAAACCACATCATGGCAGAACGTAATGTGCTTCTGAAAAATGTCAAGCACCCCTTCCTTGTGGGCCTCCATTACTCCTTCCAGACCTCGGAGAAGCTTTACTTTGTGCTTGATTATGTGAATGGGGGAGAG CTCTTCTTCCACTTGCAAAGAGAGCGTTGTTTCCGTGAGCCCCGTGCAAGATTCTATGCTGCAGAAGTTGCTAGTGCAATTGGATACCTGCATTCCTTAAACATCATCTATAG GGATTTAAAACCTGAGAACATCCTCCTGGATTGCCAG GGACATGTGGTGTTGACAGATTTTGGACTCTgcaaggaaggaatggaagaagaGGAGACTACCTCGACGTTTTGTGGCACTCCTGAG TACTTAGCTCCTGAGGTGCTAAAGAAGCAGCCGTATGACAGGACAGTAGACTGGTGGTGCCTGGGAGCAGTCCTCTATGAGATGCTTTTTGGACTG CCTCCCTTTTATAGCCGGGATGTGTCTCAGATGTATGACAACATTCTACACAAGCAACTTCAGATCCAAGGAAGCAAGACTGTGGCAGCCTGTGATATCCTGCATGGACTTCTCCACAAGGACCAGAAGAGGAGGCTGGGTGCCAAAACAGACTTT CTTGAGATAAAGAACCACGTATTCTTCAGCCCAATCAACTGGGATGACTTGTATCACAAGAGGATTACTCCTCCATTCAACCCTAATGTG GCTGGCCCAGCTGATCTGCGGCACTTTGACCCAGAGTTCACCCAGGAAGCCATCTCTGCCTCCATCACCCACACACCTGACttagcagccagcagctccagtgCCTCCGATGCATTCTTAGGATTTTCTTATGCACCAACTGAAGAGGACttctag
- the SGK2 gene encoding serine/threonine-protein kinase Sgk2 isoform X4: MDRSRTSDSTTQPPTPADNINLGPSANPNAKPTDFDFLKVIGKGSFGKVLLAKRKCDGTFYAVKVLHKKTILKKKEQNHIMAERNVLLKNVKHPFLVGLHYSFQTSEKLYFVLDYVNGGELFFHLQRERCFREPRARFYAAEVASAIGYLHSLNIIYRDLKPENILLDCQGHVVLTDFGLCKEGMEEEETTSTFCGTPEYLAPEVLKKQPYDRTVDWWCLGAVLYEMLFGLPPFYSRDVSQMYDNILHKQLQIQGSKTVAACDILHGLLHKDQKRRLGAKTDFLEIKNHVFFSPINWDDLYHKRITPPFNPNVAGPADLRHFDPEFTQEAISASITHTPDLAASSSSASDAFLGFSYAPTEEDF; this comes from the exons ATGGATCGTTCCCGCACCTCAGACAGCACTACCCAG CCTCCAACACCAGCTGACAACATCAACCTTGGACCTTCTGCCAACCCAAA TGCCAAGCCAACAGATTTTGACTTCCTGAAGGTTATCGGCAAAGGAAGCTTTGGAAAA GTTCTCCTGGCCAAACGCAAGTGTGATGGGACTTTTTATGCTGTGAAAGTCCTGCATAAGAAAACcatcttaaagaaaaaggag CAAAACCACATCATGGCAGAACGTAATGTGCTTCTGAAAAATGTCAAGCACCCCTTCCTTGTGGGCCTCCATTACTCCTTCCAGACCTCGGAGAAGCTTTACTTTGTGCTTGATTATGTGAATGGGGGAGAG CTCTTCTTCCACTTGCAAAGAGAGCGTTGTTTCCGTGAGCCCCGTGCAAGATTCTATGCTGCAGAAGTTGCTAGTGCAATTGGATACCTGCATTCCTTAAACATCATCTATAG GGATTTAAAACCTGAGAACATCCTCCTGGATTGCCAG GGACATGTGGTGTTGACAGATTTTGGACTCTgcaaggaaggaatggaagaagaGGAGACTACCTCGACGTTTTGTGGCACTCCTGAG TACTTAGCTCCTGAGGTGCTAAAGAAGCAGCCGTATGACAGGACAGTAGACTGGTGGTGCCTGGGAGCAGTCCTCTATGAGATGCTTTTTGGACTG CCTCCCTTTTATAGCCGGGATGTGTCTCAGATGTATGACAACATTCTACACAAGCAACTTCAGATCCAAGGAAGCAAGACTGTGGCAGCCTGTGATATCCTGCATGGACTTCTCCACAAGGACCAGAAGAGGAGGCTGGGTGCCAAAACAGACTTT CTTGAGATAAAGAACCACGTATTCTTCAGCCCAATCAACTGGGATGACTTGTATCACAAGAGGATTACTCCTCCATTCAACCCTAATGTG GCTGGCCCAGCTGATCTGCGGCACTTTGACCCAGAGTTCACCCAGGAAGCCATCTCTGCCTCCATCACCCACACACCTGACttagcagccagcagctccagtgCCTCCGATGCATTCTTAGGATTTTCTTATGCACCAACTGAAGAGGACttctag